Proteins encoded by one window of Hafnia alvei:
- a CDS encoding amino acid ABC transporter ATP-binding protein — translation MISLKNVSKWYGHFQVLADCSTEVKKGEVVVVCGPSGSGKSTLIKTVNGLEPIQKGEITVNGIQVNDKRTDLAKLRSKVGMVFQHFELFPHLSIIENLTLAQVKVLGREKAAAKSKGLKLLERVGLSSHADKFPSQLSGGQQQRVAIARALCMDPVAMLFDEPTSALDPEMINEVLDVMVELAKEGMTMMVVTHEMGFARKVANRVIFMDEGKIVEDRNKDDFFNNPESDRAKDFLAKIIH, via the coding sequence ATGATTTCCCTGAAAAATGTTTCTAAGTGGTATGGTCACTTTCAGGTGCTGGCAGACTGCTCCACGGAAGTGAAAAAAGGCGAAGTGGTGGTGGTATGCGGCCCTTCTGGTTCAGGTAAATCAACGTTGATAAAAACCGTTAATGGTCTGGAGCCGATTCAAAAAGGCGAGATCACGGTGAACGGAATTCAGGTTAACGATAAACGCACGGATTTAGCCAAGCTACGCTCGAAAGTGGGCATGGTTTTTCAGCATTTTGAACTGTTTCCACATTTGTCGATTATCGAAAACCTCACGTTGGCACAGGTGAAAGTACTAGGCCGCGAAAAAGCCGCGGCAAAAAGCAAAGGGCTAAAATTGCTGGAACGCGTAGGGCTTAGCTCTCATGCTGACAAATTCCCTAGCCAGCTTTCCGGTGGACAGCAACAGCGCGTGGCTATTGCACGTGCGTTGTGTATGGATCCTGTCGCCATGCTGTTTGATGAACCCACCTCGGCGCTCGATCCTGAAATGATCAACGAAGTGCTGGATGTTATGGTCGAACTGGCAAAAGAAGGCATGACCATGATGGTGGTGACGCATGAAATGGGCTTTGCGCGTAAAGTAGCCAACCGCGTAATCTTTATGGATGAAGGCAAAATTGTGGAAGATCGCAACAAAGACGACTTCTTCAATAATCCAGAATCCGATCGCGCCAAGGATTTCCTCGCTAAAATCATTCATTAA
- the rlmH gene encoding 23S rRNA (pseudouridine(1915)-N(3))-methyltransferase RlmH has product MKLQLVAVGTKMPDWVQTGFTDYLKRFPKDMPFELIEVPAGKRGKNADIKRILEKEGEMMLAAVGKGNRIVTLDIPGKPWDTPELASQLERWKQDGRDVSLLIGGPEGLAPACKAAAEQSWSLSTLTMPHPLVRVLVAESLYRAWSITTNHPYHRE; this is encoded by the coding sequence GTGAAGCTGCAACTGGTCGCCGTGGGTACCAAAATGCCAGACTGGGTACAAACGGGATTTACCGATTACCTCAAACGGTTTCCTAAGGATATGCCGTTCGAACTGATTGAAGTTCCGGCAGGGAAACGCGGTAAAAATGCCGATATCAAACGCATTCTGGAAAAAGAAGGCGAGATGATGTTAGCCGCCGTGGGTAAAGGTAACCGTATCGTCACGCTCGATATCCCAGGAAAACCGTGGGATACGCCAGAGCTTGCTTCGCAGCTAGAACGCTGGAAGCAAGATGGCCGTGATGTTAGCCTTCTCATCGGCGGTCCTGAGGGATTAGCGCCGGCGTGTAAGGCTGCCGCCGAGCAAAGCTGGTCGCTATCCACGCTGACGATGCCGCATCCACTGGTGCGCGTTCTGGTTGCAGAAAGCCTGTATCGCGCATGGAGCATCACGACGAACCATCCGTATCATCGTGAATAG
- the gltK gene encoding glutamate/aspartate ABC transporter permease GltK, with the protein MYEFDWSSIVPSLPYLMNGMVITLKITVIAVVFGIIWGTVLAVMRLSSFKPISWFATLYVNLFRSVPLVMVLLWFYLVVPSLLQQVLGLSPKNDIRLISAMVAFSLFEAAYYSEIIRAGIQSVSKGQSGASLALGMTHWQSMRLVILPQAFRAMVPLLLTQGIVLFQDTSLVYVLSLADFFRTASTIGERDGTQVEMILFAGFVYFIISLAASALVNYLKKRTV; encoded by the coding sequence ATGTACGAGTTTGATTGGAGTTCTATTGTTCCTAGCCTGCCCTATCTGATGAATGGGATGGTGATTACGCTAAAAATCACGGTCATCGCCGTGGTCTTTGGCATTATCTGGGGCACGGTTTTAGCCGTCATGCGTTTATCGTCGTTCAAACCGATTAGCTGGTTTGCCACGCTCTACGTCAACCTGTTCCGCTCCGTACCGTTGGTGATGGTTTTACTTTGGTTCTATCTTGTTGTTCCAAGCTTATTACAACAAGTTCTAGGCCTATCACCAAAAAACGATATTCGGCTTATCTCAGCCATGGTAGCGTTTTCTCTATTCGAAGCCGCCTACTACTCAGAAATCATTCGTGCGGGCATCCAAAGCGTGTCCAAGGGGCAGTCCGGCGCTTCGCTAGCGTTAGGCATGACCCACTGGCAATCGATGCGTTTGGTGATCCTGCCTCAGGCGTTCCGCGCCATGGTGCCGCTGCTGCTCACTCAGGGAATTGTGCTCTTTCAAGATACTTCACTGGTGTACGTACTCAGCTTGGCCGATTTCTTCCGCACCGCGTCAACCATTGGGGAACGTGATGGAACGCAGGTTGAAATGATTCTGTTTGCCGGTTTTGTCTATTTTATTATCAGCCTAGCCGCTTCGGCGCTGGTTAATTACTTGAAAAAAAGGACTGTTTGA
- the holA gene encoding DNA polymerase III subunit delta, whose translation MTRVYPEQLAAQLREGLRACYLVMGNEPLLLQENLDLIRQQAQEHGFTEYFTFALDAHTDWESIFSLSQAMSLFASRQIISLTLPENGANAAIGEQLTKLSTLLHPDLLLIIRGNKPTKAQENAGWFKTLSQNAVMISCQTPEQAQLPRWVATRAKQMNLQLDEAANQLICYCYEGNLLALSQALERLSLLYPDGKLTLPRVEEAVSDAAHFSPFHWVDAILAGKSKRAWHILQQLRQEDMEPVILLRTVQREVLLLMTLKSQMSHTPLRNLFDQHKVWQNRRPAMTQALQLLSLQQLHQSIALLSHIEVILKQDYGQSVWSELESLTLLLCGKSLPESMLNAE comes from the coding sequence ATGACTCGCGTTTATCCTGAGCAACTTGCCGCGCAGCTCCGTGAGGGGCTGCGCGCTTGTTATTTAGTTATGGGCAACGAGCCGTTGCTCTTACAGGAAAACCTTGATCTTATCCGCCAACAGGCGCAAGAGCATGGCTTTACTGAATATTTCACCTTTGCGCTTGATGCTCATACCGATTGGGAAAGCATCTTTAGCCTTTCTCAGGCGATGAGCCTGTTTGCCAGCCGCCAAATTATCTCTCTGACGTTGCCAGAAAACGGCGCTAATGCCGCAATCGGCGAACAGCTGACCAAGCTGTCTACCTTGCTGCACCCCGATCTATTACTGATTATCCGTGGTAATAAGCCAACCAAAGCACAAGAAAATGCCGGATGGTTTAAAACGCTTAGCCAAAATGCGGTTATGATCAGTTGCCAAACGCCAGAGCAAGCACAGCTCCCACGTTGGGTTGCCACCCGCGCCAAACAGATGAATTTGCAGTTAGACGAAGCAGCCAACCAGCTCATTTGCTACTGCTATGAGGGCAATTTATTAGCGCTATCTCAGGCTTTAGAGCGTCTTTCATTGCTCTATCCAGACGGAAAATTAACGCTGCCTCGCGTTGAAGAAGCCGTTAGTGATGCGGCTCATTTTTCGCCGTTCCACTGGGTGGACGCTATTCTTGCCGGTAAAAGCAAACGTGCATGGCATATTTTGCAGCAGCTACGCCAAGAAGACATGGAGCCCGTGATCTTACTGCGTACCGTGCAACGGGAAGTTTTGTTGTTGATGACGCTAAAAAGCCAGATGAGCCATACACCACTGCGCAATCTGTTTGATCAGCACAAGGTTTGGCAGAATCGTAGGCCGGCGATGACTCAGGCGTTACAACTTCTTAGTCTTCAGCAGCTTCATCAGTCCATCGCACTGCTGTCACACATTGAAGTCATTCTCAAACAAGACTACGGCCAATCCGTATGGAGTGAACTGGAGTCGCTAACGCTGCTACTTTGCGGAAAATCGTTGCCGGAGAGTATGCTCAATGCCGAATGA
- the rsfS gene encoding ribosome silencing factor: MQGKALQEFIIDKIDDLKAQDIVAIDVAGKSSITDCMIVCTGTSSRHVHSIATHVVQEARMAGLLPPRIEGENGAEWIVVDLGDVIVHVLQEESRRLYELEKLWS, translated from the coding sequence TTGCAAGGTAAAGCGCTCCAAGAATTTATTATTGATAAAATTGATGATTTGAAAGCTCAGGATATCGTCGCTATTGATGTCGCTGGCAAATCAAGCATCACCGATTGCATGATCGTATGCACCGGTACCTCTAGCCGTCATGTTCACTCTATTGCTACTCACGTAGTACAAGAAGCACGTATGGCTGGCCTGTTGCCTCCGCGTATCGAAGGCGAAAACGGCGCTGAGTGGATCGTGGTCGATCTGGGCGACGTGATTGTTCACGTTTTACAGGAAGAAAGTCGTCGCCTGTACGAACTGGAAAAGCTCTGGAGTTAA
- the nadD gene encoding nicotinate-nucleotide adenylyltransferase: protein MPNEHLQAAAKHRLTALFGGTFDPIHYGHLKPVTAMAQEVGLQNVTLLPNHVPPHRPQPEANAQQRLTMVELAIAGNPLFSVDERELHRTTPSYTIDTLIEVRQERGAAAPLAFIIGQDSLLTLHKWHRWEEILHYCHLLVCARPGYSDRLDTPELQNWLEQHRVYDAAQLSQRPHGCIYLADTPLLAISATDIRQRRHQGISCDDLLPRAVQRYIELQGLYR from the coding sequence ATGCCGAATGAACATCTGCAGGCTGCCGCTAAACATCGCTTAACCGCGCTCTTTGGCGGTACTTTTGATCCCATTCATTATGGGCACCTTAAGCCGGTCACCGCGATGGCACAGGAAGTTGGCCTGCAAAATGTCACCTTGTTGCCCAATCATGTTCCTCCGCATCGCCCTCAGCCAGAGGCCAATGCGCAGCAACGCTTAACGATGGTTGAGTTGGCTATCGCCGGCAATCCGCTGTTTTCGGTTGATGAACGAGAGCTGCACCGCACAACGCCCTCCTATACCATTGATACGTTGATTGAAGTTCGCCAAGAGCGAGGTGCTGCCGCACCGTTAGCCTTTATCATCGGCCAAGACTCTTTGTTGACCCTGCATAAGTGGCATCGCTGGGAAGAAATCCTGCATTACTGCCACTTGCTGGTATGCGCGCGTCCGGGATATTCCGATCGTCTGGATACACCTGAGCTGCAAAACTGGCTCGAGCAACATCGCGTTTACGATGCGGCGCAACTCAGCCAACGACCCCATGGCTGTATTTATCTTGCTGATACGCCTCTACTTGCTATTTCAGCAACGGATATTCGTCAGCGCCGCCATCAAGGCATCAGCTGTGATGATTTACTCCCACGTGCGGTTCAACGCTATATCGAATTACAGGGGCTGTACCGTTAG
- a CDS encoding amino acid ABC transporter permease: MSIDWNWGIFLQQAPFGNTTYLGWIWSGFQVTVALSICAWIIAFFVGSIFGILRTVPNRFLSSLGMCYVELFRNVPLIVQFFTWYLVIPELLPADIGMWFKSELDPNIQFFVSSMLCLGLFTAARVCEQVRSGIQSLPRGQKSAGLAMGLTLPQTYRYVLLPNAYRVIVPPMTSEMLNLVKNSAIASTIGLVDMAAQAGKLLDYSAHAYESFTAITLAYIAINAVIMLIMHFVERKIQLPGNMGSK, translated from the coding sequence ATGTCTATTGACTGGAACTGGGGCATCTTTTTGCAACAGGCACCTTTCGGCAACACAACGTATCTGGGGTGGATCTGGTCTGGTTTTCAGGTCACGGTAGCCCTGTCTATCTGTGCGTGGATCATCGCGTTTTTCGTCGGTTCTATTTTCGGTATCCTACGCACCGTTCCTAACCGCTTTCTCTCAAGCCTCGGCATGTGTTACGTCGAGCTTTTCCGCAACGTTCCGCTGATTGTGCAATTCTTTACGTGGTATCTAGTGATCCCCGAATTATTGCCCGCTGATATCGGCATGTGGTTTAAGAGCGAGCTCGACCCCAACATCCAGTTCTTCGTTTCCTCGATGCTATGTCTGGGATTATTTACCGCTGCACGCGTGTGTGAACAGGTTCGCTCAGGCATTCAATCGCTGCCACGCGGGCAAAAAAGCGCCGGTTTAGCCATGGGGCTCACGCTTCCACAAACCTACCGTTATGTCTTGTTGCCTAATGCCTATCGCGTGATCGTTCCGCCAATGACGTCCGAAATGCTTAACTTGGTGAAGAACTCGGCTATCGCATCAACTATTGGGCTGGTCGACATGGCGGCTCAGGCAGGCAAGCTGCTCGATTATTCTGCTCATGCCTACGAATCCTTTACCGCCATCACGCTGGCCTATATTGCCATCAACGCGGTGATCATGCTGATCATGCACTTCGTCGAGCGCAAGATTCAGCTACCAGGGAATATGGGGAGCAAATAA
- a CDS encoding zinc ribbon-containing protein: protein MNKVAQYYRQWVAALTERLKNGERDIDALIGSAEKHLNKAEDLTHDEVEQIKLAVRRDLEEFARSYEESKDELTDSVFMRVIKESLWQELADITDKTQLEWREVFKDVSHHGVYHSGEVVGLGHLVCEKCHYTLDFYTPEVLPLCPKCGHDQFHRKPFQP, encoded by the coding sequence ATGAACAAGGTTGCTCAGTATTACCGTCAATGGGTCGCGGCATTAACCGAACGATTGAAAAACGGCGAGCGTGACATTGATGCGCTGATTGGGAGCGCGGAAAAGCACTTAAACAAAGCGGAAGATCTCACGCATGATGAAGTTGAGCAGATTAAACTCGCCGTGCGGCGCGATCTGGAAGAGTTCGCCCGTAGCTACGAAGAAAGCAAAGACGAGCTGACCGATAGCGTATTTATGCGCGTCATCAAAGAGAGTTTATGGCAGGAACTCGCCGATATTACCGATAAAACTCAGCTCGAATGGCGTGAAGTCTTCAAAGACGTCAGCCATCATGGCGTTTATCACAGCGGGGAAGTGGTTGGGCTTGGGCATCTTGTATGCGAAAAATGCCACTACACGCTTGATTTCTATACCCCTGAAGTTTTGCCGCTGTGCCCAAAATGCGGCCATGACCAGTTCCACCGTAAGCCGTTCCAGCCTTAG
- the rihA gene encoding pyrimidine-specific ribonucleoside hydrolase RihA, which produces MSLPIILDCDPGHDDAIALILALASPELDLKAVTTSAGNQTPEKTLRNALRILTLLQRNDIPVAGGAVKPLMRELIIADNVHGESGLDGPELPEPNFAPQQCNAVELIAKTLRESKEPMTIVATGPLTNIALLLTSHAELKPKIARIVIMGGAAGLGNWTPAAEFNIYVDPEAAEIVFQSGLPIVMAGLDVTHRAQIMSEDIERFRQLDNPVAAVVADLLDFFMEYHKQEKWGFQGAPLHDPCTIAWLIKPSMFTCVERWVGVETQGKYTQGMTVVDYYSLTNNAPNTTVMMDIDRQAFVDLLVERVGTAYANLR; this is translated from the coding sequence ATGTCTTTACCTATTATCCTTGATTGCGATCCTGGCCACGATGACGCTATTGCGCTCATCCTTGCCCTTGCCTCACCAGAGCTCGACCTCAAAGCCGTTACCACCTCCGCGGGCAACCAAACGCCAGAGAAAACTCTGCGCAATGCTCTGCGCATTTTAACCCTGCTGCAAAGAAACGATATTCCAGTGGCTGGCGGCGCAGTGAAACCTCTGATGCGCGAGCTAATTATCGCCGACAACGTGCATGGCGAAAGCGGTTTAGATGGCCCAGAGCTTCCAGAACCCAACTTCGCACCACAACAATGCAATGCCGTTGAGCTTATCGCCAAAACCCTGCGTGAAAGCAAGGAGCCGATGACGATTGTTGCGACCGGGCCACTCACTAATATTGCATTACTCCTCACCTCACATGCCGAATTAAAGCCTAAAATTGCGCGCATCGTGATCATGGGCGGTGCCGCTGGGCTCGGCAACTGGACACCTGCCGCCGAGTTTAATATTTATGTCGATCCTGAAGCGGCCGAAATCGTATTCCAATCAGGGCTACCGATAGTTATGGCCGGACTTGATGTCACCCATCGGGCCCAAATCATGAGTGAAGATATTGAACGTTTCCGTCAGTTGGATAATCCCGTCGCCGCGGTGGTCGCTGACCTGCTGGATTTCTTCATGGAATATCACAAACAGGAAAAATGGGGATTCCAAGGCGCTCCGCTACACGATCCTTGCACCATCGCATGGCTGATTAAGCCATCAATGTTTACCTGCGTTGAACGCTGGGTCGGTGTTGAAACACAAGGTAAATACACACAAGGAATGACCGTGGTGGATTACTACAGTCTGACCAACAACGCTCCAAATACCACCGTAATGATGGATATCGATCGTCAGGCATTCGTCGATTTACTGGTTGAACGCGTCGGCACCGCCTACGCCAATCTGCGCTAA
- the rihA gene encoding pyrimidine-specific ribonucleoside hydrolase RihA has product MPTPIIFDCDPGLDDAIALAMALHSPELDIKAVTTSAGNQTPEKTLHNALGLLTLMQRTDIPVAGGAHQPLMRKLMIADHVHGETGMGTTKLPAATIQPHPLNAVELMAKILRESDTPITLVVTGPMTNAALLLSQYSELKTKISRIVFMGGGIDGGNATPAAEFNIIVDPEAAEIVMQSGVPLVMAGLNMTHQALVMADEVEQIRAINNPVAKAVAEMLDFYLPLYLSGPRKLPGAAMHDPCVVAWLLKPELFTSAHYWVGVETQGKYTTGMTVADVYNLTGNAPNTEVLLNVDREGFVKLLMERVSLY; this is encoded by the coding sequence ATGCCAACCCCTATCATTTTTGACTGCGATCCGGGCCTTGACGATGCAATTGCACTGGCGATGGCCTTACATTCCCCTGAGTTGGATATCAAGGCCGTCACCACCTCAGCGGGCAACCAGACCCCAGAGAAAACGCTGCACAACGCGCTAGGGTTACTCACGCTCATGCAGCGTACCGATATTCCTGTTGCAGGCGGAGCGCACCAACCGCTAATGCGCAAATTAATGATTGCTGACCACGTGCATGGCGAAACCGGAATGGGAACCACCAAGCTGCCAGCCGCCACCATTCAGCCTCATCCGCTCAATGCCGTTGAACTGATGGCAAAAATTCTTCGCGAATCAGATACGCCGATAACGCTAGTCGTAACAGGGCCAATGACCAACGCCGCGCTATTGCTATCACAATACTCAGAGCTGAAAACCAAGATTTCACGCATCGTCTTCATGGGCGGCGGCATCGACGGCGGTAACGCCACGCCGGCAGCAGAATTCAATATCATTGTTGACCCCGAAGCCGCTGAAATTGTGATGCAATCGGGCGTGCCATTAGTGATGGCTGGACTAAATATGACCCATCAAGCCTTGGTGATGGCAGATGAAGTCGAACAAATTCGCGCTATAAATAATCCAGTAGCGAAGGCCGTAGCCGAAATGCTTGATTTCTATCTGCCGCTCTATCTTAGCGGGCCGCGTAAACTACCGGGCGCAGCGATGCACGATCCCTGCGTCGTGGCATGGTTGCTTAAACCTGAATTATTTACCTCGGCACACTACTGGGTTGGCGTAGAAACACAGGGGAAATACACCACGGGCATGACTGTGGCGGACGTCTATAACCTCACAGGAAATGCGCCAAATACCGAAGTATTGCTCAACGTCGATCGAGAAGGGTTTGTGAAACTCTTGATGGAGCGGGTTTCGCTGTATTGA
- the leuS gene encoding leucine--tRNA ligase, whose amino-acid sequence MQEQYRPEDIESHVQRHWDEKKTFQVTEDASKEKYYCLSMLPYPSGRLHMGHVRNYTIGDVISRYQRMLGKNVLQPIGWDAFGLPAEGAAVKNKTAPAPWTYDNIEYMKNQLKLLGFGYDWSREIATCDPDYYRWEQWFFTKLYEKGMVYKKTSAVNWCPNDQTVLANEQVIDGCCWRCDTKVERKEIPQWFIKITAYADQLLNDLDTLENWPEQVKTMQRNWIGRSEGVEITFDVAESDEKVTVYTTRPDTFMGATYVAVAAGHPLAQLGAANNPELVQFIDECRNTKVAEAEMATMEKKGMATGLFAIHPLTGEKLPVWVANFVLMEYGTGAVMAVPAHDQRDWEFATKYGLQIKPVILNLDGSEPDVHAEAMTDKGALFNSGEFDGLSHEAGFNAIADKLVEKGVGERKVNYRLRDWGVSRQRYWGAPIPMVTLEDGSVIPTPEDQLPVILPEDVVMDGITSPIKADPNWAKTTVNGQPALRETDTFDTFMESSWYYARYTCPQYNEGMLNPEAANYWLPVDQYVGGIEHAIMHLMYFRFFHKLMRDAGLVNSDEPAKRLLCQGMVLADAFYYTGVNGERNWVSPVDVTVERDEKGRITKAVDNEGREVIYAGMSKMSKSKNNGIDPQVMVERYGADTVRLFMMFASPAEMTLEWQESGVEGANRFLKRVWKLVYEHSQKGACAELNAANLNEDQKALRRDLHKTIAKVSDDIGRRQTFNTAIAAIMELMNKLARAPQESEQDRALMQEALLAVVRMLYPFTPHASFEMWTALGGEGDIDVAPWPQADEKAMIEDSKLIVVQVNGKVRGKVTVAADATEQQVRELAGQEAQVAKYLDGVTIRKVIYVPGKLLNLVVG is encoded by the coding sequence ATGCAAGAGCAATATCGTCCAGAGGACATAGAATCACACGTCCAGCGCCATTGGGATGAAAAGAAAACCTTCCAGGTTACCGAAGATGCAAGTAAAGAGAAATATTACTGCCTCTCTATGCTCCCGTATCCATCCGGCCGACTCCACATGGGTCACGTGCGTAACTACACCATCGGTGATGTGATTTCCCGTTACCAACGCATGCTGGGTAAAAACGTTCTCCAACCAATCGGTTGGGATGCATTCGGTCTGCCAGCAGAAGGCGCTGCGGTTAAGAATAAAACAGCACCTGCTCCGTGGACTTACGACAACATCGAATACATGAAGAACCAGCTTAAACTGCTGGGCTTCGGCTACGATTGGAGCCGCGAAATCGCGACCTGCGATCCTGATTACTATCGTTGGGAACAGTGGTTCTTCACTAAGCTGTACGAAAAAGGCATGGTTTATAAGAAAACCTCAGCCGTTAACTGGTGCCCGAATGACCAGACCGTACTGGCTAACGAACAAGTTATTGACGGATGCTGCTGGCGTTGCGATACCAAAGTCGAGCGTAAAGAGATCCCTCAGTGGTTCATTAAAATCACCGCTTATGCAGACCAACTGCTAAACGATCTTGATACGCTGGAAAACTGGCCTGAACAGGTCAAAACCATGCAGCGTAACTGGATCGGCCGTTCTGAAGGCGTCGAAATTACTTTCGACGTCGCAGAAAGCGATGAGAAAGTGACCGTTTATACTACGCGTCCAGATACCTTCATGGGCGCAACTTACGTTGCCGTCGCGGCGGGCCATCCTCTGGCTCAGCTTGGCGCTGCTAACAATCCTGAACTGGTTCAATTCATCGACGAATGCCGCAATACCAAAGTTGCCGAAGCAGAAATGGCAACCATGGAGAAAAAAGGCATGGCCACCGGCCTGTTTGCGATCCACCCACTGACGGGCGAAAAACTGCCAGTTTGGGTAGCAAACTTCGTTCTGATGGAATACGGCACCGGCGCCGTGATGGCCGTTCCTGCTCACGATCAGCGTGACTGGGAGTTCGCCACCAAATACGGTTTGCAGATTAAACCTGTGATCCTGAATCTGGACGGTAGCGAGCCTGACGTTCATGCAGAAGCCATGACCGATAAAGGCGCGCTGTTCAATTCCGGTGAATTTGACGGTTTGAGCCATGAAGCTGGCTTTAACGCCATCGCAGACAAGCTGGTAGAGAAAGGCGTTGGTGAGCGTAAAGTGAACTATCGTCTGCGCGACTGGGGTGTTTCTCGTCAGCGTTACTGGGGTGCGCCAATCCCAATGGTCACTCTGGAAGACGGCAGCGTCATTCCAACGCCAGAAGATCAACTGCCGGTTATTCTGCCTGAAGATGTGGTGATGGATGGGATCACAAGCCCAATCAAAGCCGATCCAAACTGGGCAAAAACCACCGTTAACGGCCAGCCAGCGCTGCGCGAAACGGATACCTTTGATACCTTCATGGAATCTTCATGGTATTACGCACGCTACACCTGCCCTCAGTACAATGAAGGCATGCTGAATCCAGAAGCCGCTAACTACTGGCTGCCGGTTGATCAGTATGTTGGTGGTATCGAACATGCCATCATGCATCTGATGTACTTCCGCTTCTTCCATAAACTGATGCGCGATGCTGGTTTGGTCAACTCTGATGAGCCCGCCAAACGTCTGCTGTGTCAGGGTATGGTTCTGGCTGATGCCTTCTATTACACCGGCGTAAACGGCGAGCGTAACTGGGTTTCTCCTGTTGACGTTACCGTTGAGCGCGATGAAAAAGGTCGCATCACCAAAGCCGTTGATAACGAAGGCCGCGAAGTTATTTATGCTGGCATGAGCAAGATGTCCAAGTCTAAAAACAACGGCATCGACCCTCAGGTCATGGTTGAGCGTTACGGCGCAGATACCGTTCGTCTGTTTATGATGTTTGCTTCTCCGGCTGAAATGACGCTGGAATGGCAGGAATCAGGCGTTGAGGGTGCTAACCGCTTCCTGAAACGCGTTTGGAAACTGGTTTACGAACATTCACAGAAAGGCGCATGCGCAGAGCTGAACGCTGCAAACCTGAACGAAGATCAGAAAGCGCTGCGTCGCGATCTGCATAAAACTATTGCTAAAGTCAGCGATGATATTGGCCGTCGTCAGACCTTTAACACCGCTATCGCGGCGATTATGGAACTGATGAACAAGCTGGCTCGTGCTCCACAAGAGAGCGAACAAGACCGTGCGCTGATGCAGGAAGCTCTGCTGGCCGTGGTTCGTATGCTGTATCCGTTCACCCCGCACGCTAGCTTCGAAATGTGGACAGCGTTGGGCGGCGAAGGCGATATCGACGTTGCTCCATGGCCACAAGCCGACGAAAAAGCGATGATAGAAGATTCTAAGCTGATCGTGGTTCAGGTTAATGGTAAAGTCCGTGGCAAGGTAACCGTTGCGGCTGATGCCACTGAACAGCAGGTTCGCGAACTTGCAGGTCAAGAAGCTCAGGTCGCTAAATATCTCGACGGCGTGACCATTCGTAAAGTGATTTACGTTCCGGGTAAACTGCTGAACCTAGTTGTAGGTTGA
- the lptE gene encoding LPS assembly lipoprotein LptE, giving the protein MRHRTMTSLLKVAVLGLAVLTAGCGFHLRGNTSVPTEFQKITFDTSDPYGPLSRSIREQLRLSGITIVDPKVDDSKTTDATTTSSASIVDNSATAAKPADGSDKLPSLRIVGSSESKETVSIFKDGKTAEYQMVLNVNAQVLVRGHDLYPLTVRVYRSFFDNPLTALAKDAEQEMIRQEMRDQAAQQLVRKLLSVHAAELQNNDNRMNAEVAAPKVQSANDFNSVNTGATVPTTAIKSTGSISAQ; this is encoded by the coding sequence GTGCGACATCGTACTATGACGTCGTTGTTAAAAGTTGCTGTTCTGGGGCTGGCGGTACTTACCGCCGGTTGTGGTTTCCATCTGCGTGGTAACACGTCGGTGCCAACCGAATTCCAGAAAATCACGTTTGACACGAGCGACCCGTATGGCCCACTGTCACGTTCTATTCGTGAACAGCTGCGCCTAAGCGGTATTACTATCGTCGATCCTAAAGTTGACGACTCGAAAACGACGGACGCGACCACAACCAGCAGCGCTAGCATCGTGGATAACTCTGCGACAGCAGCAAAACCGGCTGATGGTTCAGATAAACTGCCATCACTGCGTATTGTTGGCAGCAGCGAATCCAAAGAAACCGTGTCGATCTTCAAAGATGGTAAAACGGCTGAATACCAAATGGTGTTAAATGTGAATGCGCAGGTATTAGTGCGTGGACACGATCTCTATCCATTGACCGTGCGCGTTTATCGCTCGTTCTTCGACAACCCATTAACTGCGCTGGCGAAAGATGCCGAGCAGGAGATGATCCGTCAGGAGATGCGCGATCAGGCGGCACAACAACTGGTTCGTAAACTACTCTCTGTTCATGCTGCTGAGTTGCAAAACAACGACAACCGCATGAATGCAGAAGTGGCTGCGCCAAAAGTGCAAAGCGCCAATGACTTTAACTCAGTCAACACCGGTGCCACTGTGCCAACCACCGCGATTAAATCTACAGGCAGTATTAGCGCACAATGA